A genomic region of Microbacterium schleiferi contains the following coding sequences:
- the katG gene encoding catalase/peroxidase HPI, with product MSENDPAVTPLGEQANDIDQSVTVTDTDEAELAEATGDGACPVIHEQPHPTNGSANQVWWPNKLNLKILAKNPVEANPYGGDFDYKAAFDALDLDAVKKDIEETITVSQDWWPADFGNYGPLMIRMAWHSAGTYRVMDGRGGGGTGQQRFAPLNSWPDNVGLDKARRVLWPVKKKYGRALSWGDLMILAGNVALENMGFETFGFAGGRIDAWEPDDDVYWGPETTWLGDERYTGERSLERPLAAVQMGLIYVNPEGPNGNPDPLASAIDIRETFKRMAMNDEETVALIAGGHTFGKTHGAAPDSNLEANPEAAGPEMQGLGWKNNFGSGKGDDQITSGLEVTWTYHPTRWDNEFFHILFGYEWELMKSPAGANQWRPVNGAGADMVPLAHDPAKRREPRMLTSDLALRFDPSYEKISRRFLEDPEAFADAFARAWFKLTHRDMGPKARYLGPEVPAEDLVWQDPVPAVDHPLIDEADAAQLKQRILESGLTVAELVQTTWAAASTFRGSDKRGGVNGARLRLAPQKDFEVNNPAQVAKVLGVLEGIKADFDASAADGKKVSLADLLVLAGNAGVEKAAKDAGVEAVVTFHPGRTDATQEQTDVESMQYLEPAADGFRNYLGPVAAASGLPEEHLLIDKANLLTLTAPEMTVLVGGLRVIAGNYDGSAYGIWTDRPGTLTNDFFVNLLDLGTTWRALDPGQHAFEGTKDGSGELVGRGTRVDLLFGSNSELRAIAEVYASDDANEQFVRDFVKAWGKVTELDRFDLV from the coding sequence ATGAGCGAAAACGACCCGGCCGTCACCCCTCTCGGGGAACAGGCCAATGACATCGATCAGTCGGTCACCGTCACCGACACGGATGAAGCCGAACTCGCCGAGGCAACGGGCGACGGTGCCTGCCCCGTCATCCACGAGCAGCCCCACCCGACCAACGGTTCGGCCAACCAGGTGTGGTGGCCGAACAAGCTGAACCTCAAGATCCTCGCGAAGAACCCCGTCGAGGCGAACCCCTACGGTGGCGACTTCGACTACAAGGCCGCGTTCGACGCCCTCGACCTCGACGCCGTCAAGAAGGACATCGAAGAGACCATCACGGTGTCGCAGGACTGGTGGCCTGCTGACTTCGGCAACTATGGGCCGCTCATGATCCGTATGGCCTGGCACAGCGCGGGCACCTACCGGGTGATGGACGGTCGCGGTGGCGGCGGCACCGGGCAGCAGCGGTTCGCGCCGCTGAACAGCTGGCCCGACAACGTGGGTCTCGACAAGGCTCGCCGGGTCCTGTGGCCCGTCAAGAAGAAGTACGGCCGGGCGCTGTCCTGGGGTGACCTCATGATCCTCGCCGGCAACGTCGCGCTTGAGAACATGGGCTTCGAGACGTTCGGTTTCGCCGGTGGCCGCATCGACGCGTGGGAGCCGGATGACGACGTCTACTGGGGCCCCGAGACGACCTGGCTCGGCGACGAGCGCTACACGGGCGAGCGTAGCCTCGAGCGTCCGCTCGCGGCGGTGCAGATGGGACTCATCTACGTCAACCCGGAGGGCCCGAACGGCAACCCCGACCCGCTGGCCTCGGCCATCGACATCCGGGAGACCTTCAAGCGGATGGCGATGAACGACGAAGAGACCGTCGCTCTGATCGCGGGCGGCCACACCTTCGGCAAGACGCACGGCGCAGCGCCGGACTCGAATCTCGAGGCCAACCCCGAAGCAGCCGGACCCGAGATGCAGGGCCTGGGCTGGAAGAACAACTTCGGCTCCGGAAAGGGAGACGACCAGATCACGAGTGGTCTCGAGGTCACCTGGACGTACCACCCGACGCGCTGGGACAACGAGTTCTTCCACATCCTGTTCGGGTACGAGTGGGAGCTCATGAAGAGCCCCGCGGGAGCCAACCAGTGGCGTCCCGTCAATGGCGCCGGCGCCGACATGGTCCCGCTTGCCCACGACCCCGCCAAGCGCCGCGAGCCGCGCATGCTCACCAGCGACCTCGCGCTGCGGTTCGACCCGTCGTACGAGAAGATCTCGCGCCGGTTCCTGGAGGACCCGGAAGCGTTCGCCGACGCGTTCGCCCGGGCCTGGTTCAAGCTGACCCACCGCGACATGGGGCCCAAGGCCCGCTACCTCGGACCCGAGGTTCCGGCGGAGGACCTCGTCTGGCAGGACCCGGTGCCGGCCGTTGACCACCCGCTCATCGATGAGGCCGACGCCGCGCAGCTCAAGCAGCGCATCCTCGAATCGGGCCTCACGGTCGCCGAGCTCGTGCAGACGACCTGGGCCGCCGCATCCACCTTCCGCGGCAGCGACAAGCGTGGCGGCGTCAATGGCGCTCGCCTGCGCCTGGCTCCGCAGAAGGACTTCGAGGTCAACAACCCGGCGCAGGTCGCGAAGGTGCTCGGGGTGCTCGAGGGCATCAAGGCCGACTTCGACGCGTCGGCTGCAGACGGAAAGAAGGTGTCGCTGGCCGACCTCCTCGTGCTGGCGGGCAATGCCGGTGTCGAGAAGGCTGCGAAGGATGCCGGCGTTGAGGCTGTCGTGACGTTCCACCCGGGACGCACCGACGCGACGCAGGAGCAGACGGATGTCGAATCCATGCAGTACCTCGAGCCGGCAGCCGACGGCTTCCGCAACTACCTGGGTCCCGTCGCCGCGGCATCCGGTCTGCCCGAGGAGCACCTGCTCATCGACAAGGCGAACCTGCTGACCCTCACTGCCCCCGAGATGACCGTCCTCGTCGGCGGTCTGCGCGTCATCGCCGGCAACTACGACGGCTCGGCGTACGGCATCTGGACAGACCGGCCGGGCACGCTCACGAACGACTTCTTCGTGAACCTGCTTGACCTCGGCACCACGTGGCGGGCGCTGGACCCCGGTCAGCACGCATTCGAGGGCACGAAGGACGGTTCGGGCGAGCTCGTCGGCCGCGGCACCCGCGTCGATCTGCTGTTCGGATCGAACTCCGAGCTGCGTGCGATCGCCGAGGTCTACGCCAGTGACGACGCGAACGAGCAGTTCGTGCGGGATTTCGTGAAGGCCTGGGGCAAGGTCACCGAGCTCGACCGGTTCGACCTGGTCTGA